One Pseudomonas sp. FP1742 genomic window carries:
- a CDS encoding AAA family ATPase — MTSLHADEAFLGHYQLSHDPFAPRVPGFKFFPAQRKPVLGQLHHLARYSQLLLVVTGPQGSGKTLLRQALVASTNKQSVQSVVVSARGAGDAAGVLNQVAQALNIAQAEIGAILAQVVQLALTGQEVYLLVDDAEQLDESALEALLALAAGAPEGRPHVFLFGESSLIAQLEALNLEEERFHVIELQPYTEEETREYLDQRLEGAGRGIELFTADQISDIHESSDGWPGNINQVARDAMIEAMIASRSAVKRPSMGFNMPKKHVLAISAVVVVAVAAAWLMPGRSKAPTTGAPANEQAQLPLGQGTPKPNSAGAPAVEFAGNSQPMPLPLVGNSQPVMRGPLAEAAGGITEGDDGVPVEGSSATPPTVTTTAPPTGVPAGPAPTPAAKPTPAPTQVATAKPVAPVAKPAPAPAAKPAPAPAKPAVVAKPAEKPATVAKATGGSWYAGQAPGNYVVQILGTSSESAAQSFVKEQGGEYRYFKKVLNGKPLYVITYGSFANRDAAVTAIKALPAKVQAGKPWPRTVASVQQELATTR, encoded by the coding sequence ATGACTAGTTTGCATGCCGACGAGGCTTTCCTCGGCCACTACCAGTTAAGTCATGACCCTTTCGCTCCACGGGTGCCTGGCTTCAAATTCTTCCCGGCCCAGCGCAAACCGGTGCTGGGACAGCTGCACCACCTGGCTCGTTACAGTCAGCTGCTGCTGGTGGTCACCGGCCCGCAAGGCAGCGGCAAAACCCTGTTGCGACAGGCCCTGGTGGCCAGTACCAACAAGCAGTCAGTGCAGAGCGTGGTGGTTTCCGCCCGTGGTGCTGGCGATGCGGCTGGCGTGCTGAATCAAGTGGCCCAGGCACTGAATATTGCCCAGGCCGAGATCGGTGCGATCCTGGCTCAAGTGGTGCAGCTTGCGCTCACGGGGCAGGAAGTCTATTTGCTGGTGGATGACGCCGAGCAACTCGATGAGTCCGCACTGGAAGCGTTGCTGGCTCTGGCTGCCGGTGCACCGGAAGGTCGTCCGCATGTGTTCCTGTTCGGCGAGTCCTCGCTGATTGCTCAACTTGAAGCGCTGAACCTCGAGGAAGAGCGTTTTCACGTCATCGAATTGCAGCCCTACACCGAAGAAGAAACCCGCGAATATCTGGATCAGCGTCTCGAAGGCGCCGGTCGGGGAATCGAACTTTTCACCGCGGATCAGATCTCTGATATTCACGAAAGCTCCGACGGTTGGCCTGGCAACATCAACCAGGTCGCCCGCGATGCAATGATCGAAGCCATGATTGCCAGCCGCTCAGCGGTCAAGCGTCCAAGTATGGGGTTCAACATGCCGAAGAAACACGTATTGGCGATTTCCGCCGTTGTCGTGGTCGCGGTAGCCGCCGCCTGGTTGATGCCGGGTCGCAGCAAAGCACCGACCACCGGCGCGCCGGCCAACGAGCAGGCGCAACTGCCGCTGGGCCAGGGCACGCCAAAACCTAACAGCGCAGGCGCTCCCGCCGTGGAATTCGCCGGTAACTCGCAACCGATGCCATTACCGCTGGTCGGTAATTCGCAGCCGGTGATGCGTGGTCCGTTGGCCGAAGCGGCGGGTGGCATTACCGAAGGCGATGACGGCGTACCCGTCGAAGGTTCCAGCGCTACTCCGCCGACCGTGACCACCACCGCGCCGCCGACAGGTGTTCCAGCGGGTCCAGCGCCGACACCGGCCGCCAAGCCGACACCTGCGCCGACTCAAGTCGCGACCGCCAAGCCTGTAGCGCCTGTGGCCAAGCCAGCGCCTGCACCTGCGGCCAAACCGGCTCCAGCGCCCGCCAAGCCGGCCGTCGTGGCCAAACCTGCCGAGAAGCCGGCTACCGTAGCCAAAGCCACTGGCGGCAGCTGGTACGCAGGCCAGGCACCGGGCAACTACGTGGTGCAGATCCTCGGCACCAGCTCCGAATCGGCCGCGCAAAGTTTCGTCAAAGAGCAAGGCGGTGAGTACCGCTACTTCAAGAAAGTGCTCAACGGCAAGCCGCTTTACGTCATCACTTACGGTAGTTTCGCCAACCGCGATGCAGCCGTTACTGCCATCAAGGCCTTGCCAGCGAAGGTTCAGGCTGGTAAACCTTGGCCTCGTACTGTCGCCAGTGTCCAACAGGAACTGGCAACAACTCGCTGA
- a CDS encoding FAD-dependent oxidoreductase, with protein sequence MAERLNNDFQFIDVGRKDPKKKLLRQRKKEFVEIYEPFKPQQSADQAHRCLGCGNPYCEWKCPVHNFIPNWLKLVAEGNILQAAELSHQTNTLPEVCGRVCPQDRLCEGACTLNDGFGAVTIGSVEKYITDTAFAMGWRPDMSKVKPTGKRVAVIGAGPAGLGCADVLVRGGVTPVVFDKNPEIGGLLTFGIPEFKLEKTVLSNRREVFTGMGIEFRLNTEVGKDVTIEQLLEEYDAVFMGMGTYTYMKGGFAGEDLPGVYDALDFLIANVNRNLGFEKSPEDFVDMKGKKVVVLGGGDTAMDCNRTSIRQGAKSVTCAYRRDEANMPGSRKEVKNAKEEGVKFLYNRQPIAIVGEDRVEGVKVVETRLGEPDARGRRSPEPIPGSEEIIPADAVVIAFGFRPSPASWFEQFSIQTDSQGRVVAPEQGQYKHQTSNPKIFAGGDMVRGSDLVVTAIFEGRNAAEGILDYLGV encoded by the coding sequence ATGGCTGAACGTCTGAATAACGACTTCCAGTTCATCGATGTCGGGCGCAAGGATCCGAAGAAGAAACTGTTGCGTCAACGCAAGAAAGAGTTCGTGGAAATCTACGAACCGTTCAAACCCCAGCAGTCGGCCGACCAGGCCCACCGCTGCCTGGGCTGCGGTAACCCGTATTGCGAATGGAAGTGCCCGGTGCACAACTTCATTCCCAACTGGCTCAAATTGGTGGCCGAGGGCAACATCCTCCAGGCCGCCGAACTGTCGCACCAGACCAACACCCTGCCGGAAGTCTGCGGCCGGGTGTGCCCGCAGGATCGTCTGTGCGAGGGTGCCTGCACCCTCAACGACGGCTTCGGCGCGGTGACCATCGGCTCGGTGGAGAAGTACATCACCGACACCGCGTTCGCCATGGGCTGGCGCCCGGACATGTCCAAGGTCAAGCCGACCGGCAAACGTGTTGCGGTGATCGGCGCCGGCCCTGCGGGCCTGGGCTGTGCCGACGTGCTGGTACGCGGCGGCGTGACCCCGGTGGTGTTCGACAAGAACCCGGAAATCGGCGGTCTGCTGACCTTCGGCATTCCCGAGTTCAAGCTGGAAAAGACCGTGTTGAGCAATCGCCGCGAAGTCTTCACCGGCATGGGTATCGAGTTCCGCCTGAACACCGAAGTGGGCAAGGATGTGACCATCGAGCAACTGCTCGAAGAATACGATGCCGTGTTCATGGGCATGGGCACCTACACCTACATGAAGGGCGGCTTTGCCGGTGAAGACCTGCCGGGCGTCTATGACGCGCTGGACTTCCTGATCGCCAACGTCAACCGCAACCTGGGCTTTGAAAAGTCGCCGGAAGATTTCGTCGACATGAAAGGCAAGAAAGTGGTGGTGCTGGGCGGCGGCGACACGGCGATGGACTGCAACCGTACCTCGATTCGTCAGGGCGCCAAGTCGGTGACCTGTGCCTATCGTCGTGACGAAGCGAACATGCCCGGCTCGCGCAAAGAGGTGAAGAACGCCAAGGAAGAAGGCGTGAAGTTCCTCTACAACCGCCAGCCGATCGCGATCGTCGGTGAAGACCGTGTCGAAGGCGTGAAGGTGGTCGAGACCCGTCTCGGCGAACCGGATGCCCGTGGCCGTCGCAGCCCCGAGCCGATCCCGGGTTCCGAAGAGATCATCCCGGCCGACGCCGTGGTCATCGCGTTCGGTTTCCGCCCAAGCCCGGCGTCGTGGTTCGAACAGTTCAGCATCCAGACCGACAGCCAGGGCCGCGTTGTGGCACCGGAACAAGGTCAGTACAAGCACCAGACCAGCAACCCGAAAATCTTCGCCGGTGGCGACATGGTGCGCGGTTCCGACCTGGTGGTGACAGCGATCTTCGAAGGCCGCAATGCCGCCGAAGGGATCCTGGACTACCTGGGCGTCTGA
- the hemE gene encoding uroporphyrinogen decarboxylase codes for MTALKNDRFLRALLKQPVDVTPVWMMRQAGRYLPEYRASRAKAGDFMSLCMNPAFACEVTMQPLDRYPQLDAAILFSDILTIPDAMGQGLYFETGEGPRFKKVVSTLADIEALPIPDPQKDLGYVMDAVSTIRRELNGRVPLIGFSGSPWTLATYMVEGGSSKDFRKTKAMLYDNPQAMHLLLDKLAQSVTSYLNGQILAGAQAVQIFDTWGGNLSAAAYQEFSLAYMRKIVSGLIREHEGRKVPVILFTKNGGLWLESIADAGADALGLDWTCDIGEARQRVGNKVALQGNMDPTVLYAKPEAIRAEVGRILASYGKGSGHVFNLGHGITPEVDPEHAGAFLRAVHELSAQYHE; via the coding sequence ATGACTGCCCTGAAGAACGACCGTTTCCTTCGCGCCCTGCTCAAGCAACCCGTAGACGTCACCCCCGTGTGGATGATGCGTCAGGCCGGTCGCTACCTGCCGGAATACCGCGCCAGCCGTGCCAAGGCCGGTGACTTCATGAGCCTGTGCATGAACCCGGCGTTCGCTTGCGAAGTCACCATGCAGCCGCTCGACCGCTATCCACAACTGGACGCGGCGATCCTGTTCTCCGACATCCTGACCATCCCCGATGCCATGGGCCAGGGCCTGTACTTCGAGACCGGTGAAGGTCCGCGCTTCAAGAAGGTCGTCAGCACCCTGGCCGACATCGAAGCCTTGCCGATTCCTGATCCACAGAAAGACCTCGGCTACGTCATGGACGCGGTCAGCACCATCCGCCGCGAACTGAACGGCCGCGTGCCGCTGATCGGTTTCTCCGGCAGCCCATGGACCCTGGCCACCTATATGGTCGAAGGCGGCTCGTCGAAAGACTTCCGCAAGACCAAGGCCATGCTCTACGACAACCCGCAAGCCATGCACCTGCTGCTGGACAAGCTCGCGCAGTCGGTCACCTCGTACCTCAACGGCCAGATCCTGGCCGGCGCGCAAGCGGTGCAGATCTTCGACACCTGGGGCGGTAATCTCTCGGCGGCGGCGTACCAGGAGTTCTCCCTGGCCTACATGCGCAAAATCGTCAGCGGCCTGATCCGCGAGCACGAAGGCCGCAAAGTGCCGGTCATCCTGTTTACCAAGAACGGCGGCCTGTGGCTGGAAAGCATCGCCGATGCCGGCGCTGATGCACTGGGCCTGGACTGGACCTGCGACATTGGCGAAGCCCGCCAGCGCGTCGGCAACAAAGTCGCCCTGCAAGGCAACATGGACCCGACCGTGCTTTACGCCAAGCCAGAGGCCATCCGCGCCGAAGTCGGCCGGATCCTCGCCAGCTACGGCAAGGGCAGCGGCCACGTGTTCAACCTTGGCCATGGCATTACCCCGGAAGTCGACCCGGAGCACGCCGGTGCGTTCCTGCGTGCAGTGCATGAACTGTCGGCGCAGTATCACGAGTGA
- the gltB gene encoding glutamate synthase large subunit, which translates to MKAGLYQPDEFKDNCGFGLIAHMQGEPSHTLLQTAIEALTCMTHRGGINADGKTGDGCGLLIQKPDVFLRAIAQETFGVELPKQYAVGMVFFNQDPVKAEAARENMNREILAEGLTLVGWRKVPIDTSVLGRLALERLPLIEQVFIGGEGLSDQDMAIKLFSARRRSSVANAADVDHYICSFSHKTIIYKGLMMPADLTAFYPDLSDQRLQTSICVFHQRFSTNTLPKWPLAQPFRFLAHNGEINTITGNRNWAVARRTKFTNDLMDLEELGPLVNRVGSDSSSMDNMLELMVTGGIDLFRGVRMIIPPAWQNVETMDPDLRAFYEYNSMHMEPWDGPAGVVMTDGRYAVCLLDRNGLRPARWVTTKNGFITLASEIGVWNYQPEDVIAKGRVGPGQIFAVDTETGQILDTDAIDNRLKSRHPYKQWLRKNALRIQATMEDNDHGSAFYDVDQLKQYMKMYQVTFEERDQVLRPLGEQGYEAVGSMGDDTPMAVLSQRVRTPYDYFRQQFAQVTNPPIDPLREAIVMSLEVCLGAERNIFQESPEHASRVILSSPVVSPAKWRSLMNLDRPGFERQIIDLNYDESVGLEAAVRNVADQAEEAVRAGRTQIVLSDRHIAPGKLPIHASLATGAVHHRLTEKGLRCDSNILVETATARDPHHFAVLIGFGASAVYPFLAYEVLGDLIRTGEVLGDLYEVFKNYRKGITKGLLKILSKMGISTITSYRGAQLFEAIGLSEEVCELSFRGVPSRIKGARFVDIEAEQKALAAEAWSPRKPIQQGGLLKFVHGGEYHAYNPDVVNTLQAAVQQGDYAKFKEYTSLVDNRPVSMIRDMLKVKTLDTPLDISEIEPLESVLKRFDSAGISLGALSPEAHEALAEAMNRLGARSNSGEGGEDPARYGTIKSSKIKQVATGRFGVTPEYLVNAEVLQIKVAQGAKPGEGGQLPGGKVNGLIAKLRYAVPGVTLISPPPHHDIYSIEDLSQLIFDLKQVNPNALVSVKLVAEAGVGTIAAGVAKAYADLITISGYDGGTGASPLTSIKYAGAPWELGLAETHQTLRGNDLRGKVRVQTDGGLKTGLDVIKAAILGAESFGFGTAPMIALGCKYLRICHLNNCATGVATQNEKLRKDHYIGTVDMVVNFFTYVAEETREWLAKLGVRSLEELIGRTDLLEVLEGQTAKQQHLDLTPLLGSDHIPADKPQFCQVDRNPPFDKGLLAEKMVDMAASAINDLSGADFALDICNCDRSIGARISGEIARKHGNQGMANAPITFRFKGTAGQSFGVWNAGGLNMYLEGDANDYVGKGMTGGKLVIVPPKGSLYKTQDSAIIGNTCLYGATGGKLFAAGTAGERFAVRNSGAHTVVEGTGDHCCEYMTGGFVCVLGKTGYNFGSGMTGGFAYVLDQDNTFVDRVNHELVEIQRISGEAMEAYRSHLQRVLNEYVEETDSEWGRNLAENLDDYLRRFWLVKPKAANLKSLLSSTRANPQ; encoded by the coding sequence ATGAAAGCAGGTCTGTACCAACCAGATGAATTCAAGGATAACTGCGGTTTCGGCCTGATAGCCCATATGCAGGGCGAGCCCAGTCATACCCTTTTGCAAACGGCCATTGAGGCCCTGACCTGCATGACCCACCGCGGTGGGATCAACGCCGACGGCAAGACCGGTGACGGTTGCGGTCTGCTGATTCAAAAGCCGGATGTGTTCCTGCGTGCCATCGCCCAGGAAACCTTCGGCGTCGAACTGCCCAAGCAATATGCCGTGGGCATGGTCTTCTTCAACCAGGATCCGGTGAAAGCCGAAGCCGCTCGCGAGAACATGAACCGCGAAATCCTGGCCGAAGGCCTGACCCTGGTCGGCTGGCGCAAAGTGCCGATCGATACCAGCGTCCTCGGCCGCCTGGCCCTCGAGCGCCTGCCGTTGATCGAGCAAGTGTTCATCGGCGGGGAAGGCCTGAGCGATCAGGACATGGCGATCAAGCTGTTCAGCGCTCGCCGTCGCTCGTCCGTGGCCAACGCCGCCGATGTCGATCACTACATCTGCAGCTTTTCCCACAAGACCATTATTTATAAAGGCCTGATGATGCCGGCGGACTTGACCGCCTTCTATCCAGACCTGAGCGATCAGCGCCTGCAAACCTCGATCTGCGTGTTCCACCAGCGCTTTTCGACCAATACGCTGCCGAAATGGCCGCTGGCGCAGCCGTTCCGTTTCCTCGCCCACAACGGCGAGATCAACACCATCACCGGCAACCGCAACTGGGCTGTGGCTCGTCGCACCAAGTTCACCAACGATCTGATGGATCTGGAAGAACTCGGTCCGCTGGTCAACCGTGTCGGTTCCGACTCCTCCAGCATGGACAACATGCTCGAGCTGATGGTCACCGGTGGTATCGACCTGTTCCGTGGCGTGCGGATGATCATTCCGCCTGCGTGGCAGAACGTCGAAACCATGGACCCGGACCTGCGTGCGTTCTACGAATACAACTCGATGCACATGGAACCGTGGGACGGCCCGGCCGGCGTGGTCATGACCGATGGTCGCTACGCGGTGTGCCTGCTCGACCGTAACGGTCTGCGCCCGGCGCGTTGGGTCACCACCAAGAACGGTTTCATCACCCTGGCCTCGGAAATCGGTGTCTGGAACTACCAGCCTGAAGACGTGATCGCCAAGGGCCGCGTTGGCCCGGGCCAGATCTTCGCCGTGGACACCGAAACCGGCCAGATCCTCGATACCGATGCCATCGACAACCGCTTGAAGTCCCGTCATCCGTACAAGCAATGGCTGCGCAAGAATGCCCTGCGCATCCAGGCGACCATGGAAGACAACGACCACGGTTCGGCGTTCTACGACGTCGATCAGCTCAAGCAGTACATGAAGATGTACCAGGTCACGTTCGAAGAGCGCGACCAGGTGCTGCGTCCGCTCGGCGAGCAAGGCTACGAAGCCGTCGGCTCGATGGGCGACGATACGCCGATGGCCGTGCTGTCCCAGCGCGTGCGCACGCCGTATGACTATTTCCGTCAGCAGTTCGCGCAGGTCACCAACCCGCCGATCGACCCGCTGCGCGAAGCCATTGTCATGTCGCTGGAAGTCTGCCTCGGCGCCGAGCGCAACATCTTCCAGGAATCGCCGGAACACGCCTCGCGCGTGATCCTCAGCTCGCCGGTCGTTTCCCCGGCCAAGTGGCGCTCGCTGATGAACCTCGATCGTCCAGGCTTTGAACGCCAGATCATCGACCTCAACTACGACGAGAGCGTCGGCCTTGAAGCCGCGGTGCGCAATGTCGCCGATCAGGCTGAAGAAGCCGTGCGCGCCGGTCGCACCCAGATCGTGCTGAGTGACCGTCACATCGCCCCGGGCAAGCTGCCGATCCATGCTTCGCTCGCCACCGGCGCGGTACACCATCGCCTGACCGAAAAAGGCCTGCGTTGCGATTCCAACATCCTGGTGGAAACCGCAACCGCTCGCGATCCGCATCACTTCGCGGTGCTGATCGGCTTCGGTGCTTCGGCGGTTTATCCGTTCCTGGCCTACGAAGTGCTGGGCGACCTGATCCGCACCGGTGAAGTACTGGGCGACCTCTATGAGGTGTTCAAGAACTACCGCAAAGGCATCACCAAGGGCCTGCTGAAGATCCTGTCGAAGATGGGTATCTCGACCATCACCTCCTATCGCGGAGCACAATTGTTCGAAGCGATCGGCCTGTCCGAAGAAGTCTGCGAGCTGAGCTTCCGTGGCGTGCCAAGCCGCATCAAGGGGGCGCGTTTCGTCGACATCGAAGCCGAGCAGAAAGCCCTGGCAGCCGAAGCCTGGAGCCCGCGCAAGCCGATCCAGCAGGGCGGTCTGTTGAAGTTCGTCCACGGTGGCGAATATCACGCCTACAACCCGGATGTGGTCAACACCCTGCAAGCCGCTGTGCAGCAGGGCGACTACGCCAAGTTCAAGGAATACACGTCACTGGTGGATAACCGCCCGGTGTCGATGATCCGCGACATGCTCAAGGTCAAGACCCTGGACACGCCGCTGGACATCAGCGAGATCGAACCGCTGGAATCGGTGCTCAAGCGCTTCGATTCTGCCGGTATCTCCCTCGGCGCCCTGTCGCCAGAGGCTCACGAAGCCCTGGCCGAAGCCATGAACCGCCTCGGTGCGCGTTCCAACTCCGGCGAAGGCGGTGAAGACCCGGCGCGCTACGGCACCATCAAGAGCTCGAAAATCAAGCAGGTCGCCACTGGCCGCTTTGGTGTGACCCCGGAATACCTGGTCAACGCCGAAGTGCTGCAGATCAAAGTCGCCCAGGGTGCCAAGCCCGGCGAAGGTGGTCAGTTGCCAGGCGGCAAGGTCAACGGTCTGATCGCCAAGCTGCGTTACGCAGTGCCGGGCGTGACCCTGATTTCGCCTCCGCCGCACCACGACATCTATTCGATCGAAGACTTGTCGCAGCTGATTTTCGACCTGAAACAAGTCAATCCGAATGCGCTGGTTTCGGTGAAACTGGTGGCAGAAGCGGGCGTCGGCACCATCGCGGCCGGTGTGGCCAAGGCCTACGCGGACTTGATCACCATCTCCGGCTACGACGGCGGTACCGGTGCATCGCCACTGACCTCGATCAAATACGCGGGCGCACCGTGGGAACTCGGCCTGGCCGAAACCCACCAGACCCTGCGTGGCAACGACCTGCGGGGCAAAGTCCGGGTACAAACCGATGGCGGCCTGAAAACCGGCCTCGACGTGATCAAGGCTGCCATTCTCGGCGCTGAAAGCTTCGGCTTCGGCACCGCGCCAATGATCGCCCTGGGTTGCAAATACCTGCGCATCTGCCACCTGAACAACTGCGCCACCGGCGTTGCGACTCAGAACGAGAAGCTGCGCAAGGATCACTACATCGGAACCGTCGACATGGTGGTGAACTTCTTCACCTACGTCGCCGAAGAAACCCGTGAGTGGCTGGCCAAACTGGGCGTGCGCTCCCTCGAAGAGCTGATCGGCCGTACCGATCTGCTGGAAGTGCTCGAAGGGCAGACCGCCAAGCAGCAGCACCTGGACCTGACTCCGTTGCTCGGCAGCGATCACATCCCGGCAGACAAGCCTCAATTCTGCCAGGTCGACCGCAACCCGCCGTTCGACAAGGGCCTGCTGGCCGAGAAAATGGTCGACATGGCCGCCTCGGCCATCAACGACCTGAGCGGTGCCGATTTCGCCCTGGATATCTGCAACTGCGACCGTTCCATCGGCGCGCGGATCTCCGGTGAAATCGCGCGCAAGCACGGCAACCAGGGCATGGCCAATGCGCCGATCACCTTCCGCTTCAAAGGCACGGCGGGTCAGAGCTTCGGCGTGTGGAATGCCGGTGGCCTGAACATGTACCTGGAAGGCGATGCCAACGACTACGTCGGCAAAGGCATGACCGGCGGCAAACTGGTCATCGTTCCGCCGAAAGGCAGCCTCTACAAGACGCAGGACAGTGCCATCATCGGTAACACCTGCCTGTACGGCGCCACCGGCGGCAAGCTGTTCGCCGCCGGTACCGCGGGCGAGCGTTTCGCGGTGCGTAACTCCGGTGCTCACACCGTCGTGGAAGGCACGGGCGATCACTGCTGCGAATACATGACCGGTGGTTTCGTCTGCGTTCTGGGCAAGACCGGTTACAACTTCGGCTCAGGCATGACCGGCGGTTTCGCCTACGTGCTTGACCAGGACAACACCTTCGTTGACCGGGTCAATCACGAACTGGTGGAAATCCAGCGGATCAGCGGTGAGGCGATGGAAGCCTATCGCAGCCACCTGCAACGCGTGCTGAACGAATACGTCGAGGAAACCGACAGCGAGTGGGGTCGTAACCTCGCTGAAAACCTCGATGACTATCTGCGTCGTTTCTGGCTGGTCAAGCCCAAGGCTGCCAACCTGAAATCGTTGCTTTCCAGCACCCGTGCCAACCCGCAGTGA